A window of Macrotis lagotis isolate mMagLag1 chromosome 1, bilby.v1.9.chrom.fasta, whole genome shotgun sequence genomic DNA:
ttcatatgtaaaatagctTCCATTGTATCTTACAATCTTTAAGCTAAATGGGAGTCACAGAATCTTAGACCTTGAAGGATAGGTCTTGATAATGGTGTCAAGCTCAAACAGAAGTAGTGGTCATTAATCTGTACATAAGAATCCATAAAGACTGTGCAATGgcttagttttaaaatgaattattatctatgttttattgtatttgtatttattttgtcaaatatttcccaatgacattttaaACTGGTTAGGTGGAATAAAGGAGTAGTGGTCTTTGACAATTTACACCTGAACAGGAAACCTCTTTAAAACATTCCCAACAAGTAGTCATCCTAATTCTATAGAAAACTCTTTGTGGATGGAGGAGACCTTGCCATTTCTTAAGGCAGCCCATCTACTTTTGGAAAGTTCTTTTGGATATGGCACTATATGGCTACAAAGTACTTCATCTATTGTAGCATGGGCTACATGCAACCTCAAAATCCATTCAAGtggaatttttacattttattattatactcatcaGTAATATGGGTTACAGTATAATCATAAATAGATATTCAATTCTATATGtagcccttgacaagtttttgttgggaaATATGACCCAAAAGAGCTAAAAGACTGGACACCCAAGAATATTATGGGGTCTTGGCATTActccctgtgaggtaggtactatagATATTATGATTTGGatctttcaaatgaggaaactgaggaccaaagtAAGAGAGtgacttttttttggtcatatgattttattgatatagagaACTCCCTGATGAGGGAAATATCTTTGCCCTTGCAGGTTATCACCTTTTGTGTAACTTATATTCTTAGAGAGTTGCTAAGAGGAAGAAATTTCAAACACAAGGTGGGCAGCATGCAGCTTAaagaagattaaaatgtaattggtaaatagtttatgaaagaaataaaaatataataatatatggaTAATATAaacttgtggttttctaagtcaacatgtagTCATCAGGGATTAATTCTGATTTGAGTTTGACACAAATGGCCTAGAGAATGTCAGTATGTGTCAAGATCAGAATTTGAAATCTAGGTTTTTGTTATGCCACGGCCCACTTGGAACTAGATTCAATTAAATATTATGTCTGAAAATTAAAACAAGCAAGAACTACCATGTAATACTGGAGACTGGCCAACTGATAGAGATATCATGGGACACAGGATCCTGGTAAGACTTGGAGGATTCTAAACCTCAGCAACCACATGGTCTCCCTAAAAATGAAGACTCAACTGTGAACAAAGAATGACAAGGAGCAACACAATGGACAAAGAATGACTAGGTCATCTTTGTCTTTGCATcagagaaacaaaacaatttgttcagggtcacacaggtattgGAGACAGGATTCAAGTTTAGAACTTCTCATTCTGCTTTATACTATGCCAAATTATCTTTAAGTTGTACTTCCCTTCATATGGTCATCCAGTCTTTTCTTTAAGATGCTCAATGATAAGAAAATGACTTTCTACAAGAAGCtgctcattccatttttggacagctcAGATTGATCATTTTGAAGAGTTTTCTCATTAAAACTGAACTCTGCTTCTTTGGAGtttctctcctttattctttgagatcaaacaaaacaaaccctTTGCTCACAGAAACTTCTTGAAAAACTGTAGTTGTTGTCGTGTTATCCTCCAAATAAAAAGCCCCAATAACCTGATTCTTTTCACTTCCATCCCAGTTGTCCTGACAAGCTCCATTTTGTCACATTCTCTCCTGGAATGTGGTATCTAGAATTGGACATAATAGACTAAATATGGCTATCACCTCTTGGGATCATGGTTCTTCCACTATTCTTTTTGGCATGTTCTTCCACTCTTGTGACTTCAGTTGCCAATAACTCATGGTTCCAAGCCaccataataattataataatttgcaTTTACTTAATATGTTAATGTttgtaacatttatatagatacatatatttatatataaatacatatataaatatatatatatatatatacatatatatgattattatctccattttacaaccGAAAAACTGGAACTAAAGAATTTGATACTTGTCCAGACCATTAAGTGAATAAGTTTCAGAGGCATGATTTGAATTAGCCAATATGCTAAACTGCCTAGGCATCTAGCCAAAGGTGCAACTAGGTAACGTAAAggacagcaaggtggcacagtggatagaattctgggcctggagtcaggaagacatgtgtacaaatctggcctccaacacattctagctgtgtgaccttggacaagccatttaatcatgtttgtctcagtttcctcatctataaaatattctagaataggaaatgtcaaatcactctagtatctttgccaagaaaatcccaaaatggttCATGAAGATTTAGATATgattgaaaacaattgaacaaaacaATCTAGCCAAACTCTAACCCTTCAATTCCATCTGTCTACATCTCCATTTGGATATCTTGCCATCATTACTAATTCAATATATTGAATTATTATTagggaaaaatctaaaaattttctctcccaagtcagcttctatatttcctttGAAATGCTTTGAGGATTCACCCCTTCTAATCTTGTAAATAACCTAAGCCACTTCTCAACACCTCCTGACTAGACAACTGTAATAACCTCTGGTCCAGAGGTAATTAACTTTTTAGGTGGCTTGAGTTCCAGTCTGGTGAAGCCTCTGAATGATTTCTCAGGATAATGTCTAATTGCAtaaagtaaacaatttgatattactaaagaaattatttgttaaaatatagttattactattattttttttaacaaaagatcACAGACCCTGGGTTAAAAACTCCTGCTCAAGTCATCTCCCTGCCTTTAGTCTTTCCCCCTCTCAAATCCATCCTGCATATGACTTCTCTGGACCAAgcttcctttaatatttttctcttatacCTTTAAACAAGAACACATAATGGCCCTTGTATCAGTTACTATGTCATGCTTTCATTCCTGTCtatcattcaaatccttcctaatCTACTCCTGcttaaattatttgaatttattgcTTAGGACTTCCTAGTGAGAATTCTTTAAACCATTCTTCTTTAATATGCCTGACtcctgccttcccttgcttttcctgcTTTTACTTAGCCTCAGTTCATGCTGCTTTTGGCTAGCTGGGATGCAGTTCCTCCTCCTCTCTAATAATCAGAATGCTTCTCATCACAAGGTTGGATTACTTCCTGTCCAGAATATTATTGAGAGAATTCTATTCAGGTACAGGCTGGATTGGATGTCCCAGCTGCCCCCTGAGGTCCTGCCAGTTTTGATTTGATGATTTTGTAACTTTTGGACTATCTTGATTCTGTCTTCTCTAAGAATCCTCCAATGTGATTACTTCCCTTTATGAATTCTTTTGGCACCAAGAATGTATACTGTGGAACCACATATTTGTTTCATAGGTGTAGGTTCCTAATAATACTATATTCTCCAGGGGAGAGGCTGAGCTTTGTACTTCTCTTGTGTCCATTTTCCTCCTGTCtctaacaccaccaccaccaccttagTGACTACTTTAGATTTAGACACAGTAGGTGGTATTTGAAGTCAGACCTAGTAAGGAACTTTGAGAACATCTACCCCAGCCCctgcattttatagatggtgAAGAAGAAAGTTACATCTGTGTGCAATCTGGCACAGAACTAGAACAAGAATTCAAGTCTTTTGACTTTCAGTccaataaggagagagagaggttcaattcatgaaatctttcctgaaacCTCCCAGATGAAGTCCAGAACCTAGAAAAAGATGTCTTACAAAACACTGGAAGATACTACCTCATTCCTAGAGAACACTAGTCATTCATAAAACCATAGATTATTGACCTTAAAATCTAGCAAATCTAACCCCCCTTAGTGTTCACATGGGGAAACCAAGGTCCAGATGGAAAGTAAATTATCCAAGTTTATATAGCATATTAATGATAGAATTGAAACTCAAGTTCAGCTCCCCTGACTTCTAGAGACAGTGTCTGTCTTGTAATcccttttctgtttgtttttctttcttctcacccCTGAGATAGCCCTTTAAGCTTGGATTGCTAAATGAAGTTGATGAAAAATTGGCATTAGAAAAATATAACCGAGTCAAATTTAGTTGGGAAGAGGTAAGTTAGTCAAAATGGCTTCAAGGGAGATGTTCATTATACCTTACAGGTTCACAGCCATTATACTGTGGTCTGATGGATTTATCCTAGAATGAAGTTGTGACCCTTCTGTctctgggaaggaagaaatgatattTTCAACTTCCTACCACAATTCCATCCAGGAACTCTATATTTCATTATCAGAAATGTTCCTTTGTGGAAAAAGTTGTGAGATATTCCTCCCTTTCATAGGATTCTGTGGTTTAGTGGATAGGGTGTTAgatttgagtcagaaagacctggattcaagttcctCTTTCTAGAGTCAATAGTTGTATGGTCTAGCACAAATCACAAcctctctaaacctcaattttctcatctgtaaataatgGGAGCTGGGACTTGATCATGTCTTAGGTCCctttaatatttaattctatgattctatgatcctatgaaaactTGCAGGCTCAAAGAAACATTATAGTTCATATGGTTCAACtctccatatatttatatttgtgtatatatatatatatgtgtgtgtgtgtgtgtgtgtgtgtgtgtgtaatgagaaaactgaaacctatAGAAAGGAAGTatcttacccaagatcacacaatcaCACAGGCAAAAGTAGCGAGCCAGTAGTCAAACCTAGAtgttttgattccaaattctatGATTTCTCTACTGTATCAAGCTGATTTTCTGAGTAAACTGTCCCTCCATCACTCACCTTAGCACATGTGTGGACCCATTGACAGTAGTGGTAGAACATGGGACTGTCTGACCTAGGATAGAAGGTCTCCGATAACGTTCCTCATCACAGCACAGAATGATAAGGAAAGCTCGACGAAATGCCTTATTCAGGAAAGCATAGAGAAAAGGGTTGAGGCCTGAGTTAATGTAGCCAAGCCAGAGGAAGGTAGTCCAAAGCTGGGTAGGGACGCTATAGCCCACAAATGGGTCAATGATGTTTGTGACAAAGAATGGGGCCCAGCAGAGGCAGAAGCAGCCCATGATGATACAGAGGGTCTTGGCAGCCTTAGTCTCTGTCTTCATGCGATGATGGGTGTTGTGTTGATCGGGGGGTTCCCGACGACCTTCTGCAGGAGCTCCAGCCCTCTGTAAGAGCCGGATCTGACGGGCATGCTCCTTGGCAGTGATGTAGATGCGGTAGTAAGCCAAGACCATCAGAATAAAAGGAATATAGAAGGCCACCACAGAGCATGTAATAGCGTAGGGCTTGTTGACCATGAAGATACAGTAAGTGGAATTTGAGTCTTGGTCAAACTGTCTCTTCTCTAtctggaagaagggaaaagaaaagaagagtttGTCTTTACAACTTTGGGAAGAGAATAACATTTTCTGCCTGGGAATTTGATTATAGATTCAGAATGGAGAATGGTAacattgaattttgagtcagCATACTTGGTTTAACTCCTAGCTCTGACACTTAACAGATATTTGACCAGGGTTAGAAATTCCATCTCCCTGGGCCTCATCCATACAATGAGCAGTTTGGACTAGGGGACATTTCAAGTCCTCTATacctctaaattctatgatcttgtGATTGCTATTCCTTGGCTTCTATGGTTGGAAGAGGCAATGAGTGTCCCAAGAGATTTCATGGAGACTTAGGCTTCTATTTGATATCATCACAACACTGAAGAAAGCTTCAAGGTATCTCAGAAAGAGCCCTGGGTTAAGAACCAAGAGACTCTTTTTCTGCTAGACCATCatttctctgtgaccttgagcagctGGTTTCCCcctctaaatctgttttccagtgcataaaatgggaataaaaatgcaTTAGAATTCTTACTTCAAAGGTAACTGGTGACACAGTACCTAGAATAGTGAGcctggaattaagaagacctgaggttaaatatggcctcagatacttactatctgtgtgttcctgggcaagtcacttaactgctgtttgcctcaggttcctcaattataaaaatggggttaataatagcacctaacagAATTGTTgcgaggatcaaataagataatattttgtgCCTGACACATACTCAAAGGagtatgaaaatcaaataagaaaatggatgaaaattgtTGGCTAACCATAAACAACTTGGtaaatgtgagttgttattaTTGATGCCATTATTGTCAGATGTCCACTATTTTCCTCAGAGGCCTCATATTGGCATGGCAGTAACCTTTGGCTCTTGAAGTCCTAGTCAGTAGAGCACAATCCCTGGAATGCCTTGCTCTAGAAGATTTTAAACTTAGGCCTGACAAAGGGATGAATGATGATCATTTGAAGACTAACCAGAGTATAGAAAGACTTAAAAATAGAAAGTTGGTTACCAGTGACAAATACACAATAATTCATGAAAAATGTATAAGGTAGGAGGGACTGGAATGTGCATTTGTAGGAGTGCTCACACTAGTGAAATCAGAGCTCCTTGAAAGTATTAAagcattaatattttcttcaaaattatgGAATGAGGTCATTTTGTGTAATGAAGTCAAAATTGTGCAATGAGGTCAAAATtgtgttggttggttggttggttggttcttttcctatattattgaagaaaaccaaaatgacattagTATATCAGAGAAGAGTTATGGTGTGTCTGATTGAATTATTAGACCAATACAAAGTTGGAATGCTCTACCAAGGTCTggcacaaattgtccatgtgaatATCTGGGCTGGTCCCTTACTCAGCACCCTCTCCAATGTGGGCATGCCATATTGGGTGGTCCTATATGAGTGTCTCCCAAGACAAAAGGTTAAAATCTTGTAATTGAGAAATGGCCATTAAGCACCTATATAATAAGTCACATGTAGggaagtcattttctttcttttcattttaacttcCATGTAGAAAAGAGTCAAGATGCAAATAGATGGTGATAGGCTATGAGTCAAATTCattaagattaaatttaatacaTATGAGTATGAAACCATGCCTATTGATTTAAAAAACCAATTAATTATCACTAGGACAGGATTGGGGAACAATATGACTAGACACCAATTTCTGTGAAAAAGAACTTGAAAGTCTTTGTAGACTACACAATATAAAAATGAGTCACTAGCATGATATGGCAACCATAAGTGTTTAAGTAATCTCCAGCTGCAATGAATTGATGACCAGAATGAAGGAAGTGATTGTCATAGGTATGGAGCCCTGAGTTCCACTTattgatactcttttttttatgaaGGACCAGTAGAAGGAAACACTGGACAACTCAGCCATATGTGCATCATTTGAAAGAACCAAGGATATTTAATCTAGAGAAGGGAACATTTTGATGGCATTTGATCACTGTCTTTCAATATATAAAGGGGTGTCatataaaagaggaattagactcATTCTATTTGGCCTTAGAGGGAAGAACTAGGATTAAAAACAGATTTTTCACTTCATATTAAGTAAACCTTATCATTTGAACAAATTGAACATTTGAACAATAGAACAGGCTGCCTCtagatttaataaattttgtaAGATTACCCCTTATGAAGGATGTCACTGAGTATTCTTGTTGGATAATGAGTTGGACTCAATGTTCTGAATCCCTATGATTtattttgggctttttttggATGCCTCAAGAGGTAGAGGTGAGAGTATGGAGATGAAAGGATTAGAGTCTAAGCATCATTTGGGGGGGTTAATAGGTGATGGGTTTGTTatcctgtttttgtttgtttgccttTCCTCATAGCTCCAATACTTTGTTTAGTACTTGGAACATAgtgggcactaaataaatgttttctgacttGACTTGAAAAGTCTTCTTTGGAATGAGCTCAACGCTACCAATCTACAACTGATATGTGATCATTTGTCTTAACCAAAGGGACTGTATTCATGGATTCTGAGCACCAAAATCAGTATATCTCAAAATCCCTAAAACATCAGACTTTTATGATCCTAGAATATAGAATGCAGAATGTCAAAGCTGGACGAGATTTTCAAATAGATCAAACCAAAACTGAAAtggatttttaaagcatttaataaaaaaaattagagaagaaaatgatcttAGTAGTCATAGATCAAGGATGAAGATTGGGAGGGAAGCTAGagggaacagtggatagagtctaaCTCTGGAAtaaaaaggacctgagttcaaatccagccctagttatgtgactctgggaaagtcatataATGAAAAGATGGGACTCATTGAAAAAAGATCCTGatgttggaaaagattgaagaaaaaaataatggcaAAGGAGGAGATGGATAGACAGTATCATGgcaacaatgaaaatgaatttggacagacttcaagagatagtggAGCATAAAAGGACCTAATGTACTATGGTCCACAggatcacaaagagccagacacaactgaaaaacaaaacatgggAATTGGGAAAGTGACAACAGTTCTAGAACCCCAAACTCCTGATTCTTATGTTTCCTCCCATATCTACCAATTATTCACAGACATTTGGGCAAAATCAGACCTTCGAggcctctatttcttcatttgttaaatgaagagattCAACCAGATGGCCTTCAtattcccttctagttctgaattCAGGATTCTTTGATTGATTCATGTCAGGGAATGTGGACAGATAAGGTAAAATATGCAAAGATCTTATAGGGCAAATAACACTGAATTCCTGGATACATTGGATTTATAATAATACTTCAAGTAAATGAATGTTTATGGATAATGATGAAACCAACTCAGAAATACGCATCAGATTTTCTGAATTTACATTAGCACAAACCTGAGAATGTCTCATAGATCATTTCAACTAATTGGCTTTCAATCATAGTCTGGCACAAAGTTCATTGCACATCAAGCTGCTAGAGACTGAATGGTACTCACCAAGTCTATTATGCCAATGTTATTCCAGCGTTGCATTAtggggaggaaagaaataaacatgGGGATTACCCAACAGCCTCCGAGCATCAGGGTGATGCGTAGTGGAGTCATCTTGTTCCTATAGACCAAAGGCTGGCAGCAGATGGCATAGTACCTGGAGGGAGGTAATGAAGGTAGGGGAAAGGGATTGGCACAATGggaggtaaagaaaagaaaagacagggaaatataaataaaagagatgaaaagataaaaaagaaggaaaaaagaaaacagagagattATCTTAGGAtaatcattgttgttgtttgtcctttgttcttgaaaaggatcATAGTTGTAGGATTTTAGAGAAAGAAGGTACTTTGGAAAGTACTTGAAAGTCAGGAAGGACACTAGAAATCACTGAGTCTAAttccattattttattaaaaatgaaaactgatatatagagaactgtcaaatttagaaaaataggagccattccccaactgataaattatcaagagatatgaacatttttaaatgaagtaatcaaaactatctttaGATATATGAGAAGGTACTCCAAATTGCTTTTGATTGGAGGAAtgtaaattgaaacaattctgaggcacAACCTCATACCCATTATAATGGTTATTAagatagaaaagaagaatgaCAAACGTTGCAGGGGATATggtaaaaatgagacattaatgcctTACTattggagttttgaactgattcaactattctttAGAGAAATTAGGAACTATGCCCCAAGAGTTATAAAACCagacatatcctttgacctagcagtgccactagatctgtatccaaaaagagataaaaaaatggttgaaaaaattaTGCTATGTGACTATGATGGAATATGAATGTACtctaaaaatgatgagcaggatgctctcagaaaaacctaaaaagactcagatgagctgatgcaaagtgaaatgtactgtgtacaaagtagtAGCAGTATTGTcagatgatcatctgtgaatgacttagctattttcagcaaaaTTTTGAtgcaagacaactctgaaggacttatgacaATGAATATTATATATCCCCTGAAAAAGAAGTGATGATTCCTGAATTACAGATGGAagcattttttactttatttttcttgaagtttcttttaatctacattttctttcacaacattattaatatggtaatatgttttgcatgactatatgtataatttattagggttgtttgctttttcaatgagaagagtgggaagggaggaagggagagaatttggaactcaatatctTAGAAACTAGTGTTAAAAATcccttttacatgtaattgatggaaaataaaatgctaaatacatttaaaaaatgaaaaatgggaacTGAGGGACATGGAATGTTTATTCAAAGTCTCACGAAATCTTAGAACTGGAACTTAAAGGATCTCTGATTTAATCAGCACCTAAATGAGAATTTCTTGTACAGTATCCTTAGGAACTGGGCAACCAGTCTTTGCTTGAAGTCCTCCAACAATGAGGACATTCCTAATGGCACATCTCATTCTATTTCTGTACAACTGACTATTAGGAAGTTCCTTTTTGTCTTGAATTGGGATATTTCCTTCTATATCTCCCCACCTCCATTACCCTTAATTCAATCCTTTGAGGTCAAGTGGAAGCAAGTTTTATTTAATCCCTCTTCACTCAGCAGTCCTTCAATTACTGAAAATCAGTCATTGTGTCTCCTTATTCTTTAAGCAAAACATCCCTACTTCTTTCAACTTTCAACTTTCAACTTCTCAGTTT
This region includes:
- the HTR4 gene encoding 5-hydroxytryptamine receptor 4, yielding MVNIPFLLSLVCSSGEGFRYAEKIGLLIFLSAVILMAILGNLLVMVAVCRDRQLRKIKTNYFIVSLAFADLLVSVLVMPFGAIDLVEDVWIYGEMFCLVRTSLDVLLTTASIFHLCCISLDRYYAICCQPLVYRNKMTPLRITLMLGGCWVIPMFISFLPIMQRWNNIGIIDLIEKRQFDQDSNSTYCIFMVNKPYAITCSVVAFYIPFILMVLAYYRIYITAKEHARQIRLLQRAGAPAEGRREPPDQHNTHHRMKTETKAAKTLCIIMGCFCLCWAPFFVTNIIDPFVGYSVPTQLWTTFLWLGYINSGLNPFLYAFLNKAFRRAFLIILCCDEERYRRPSILGQTVPCSTTTVNGSTHVLREEREREHHRSSETMHLATSHPPESIKAPHCSESHSR